The Acinetobacter sp. SAAs474 DNA window TCTAAAGTAGATCATGCTTTGTTGGAACTTTTATGGCGCCATGCGCGTGGTGGTCTGCCGTGTGAAATCACAAAAGTGGTTTCAAATCACGATGCATTACGTGAATCTGTAGAAAATTTTGGTATTCCTTTTGAGGTGGTACCTGTTAATAAAGAAAATAAACGTGAAGCTTATGCTCAAATTGACGAATTGATGCAAGGAAATGACTTACTTGTGTTAGCACGTTATATGCAGATTCTCGATGAAGAATTTGTGGCAAAATGGGAAATGAAGGTGATTAATATCCATCATTCATTTTTGCCAGCATTTGTCGGTGCAAATCCATATAAGCAGGCTCATGAAAAAGGGGTGAAGTTGATCGGTGCAACAGCACACTATGTGACTGCTGACTTAGATCAAGGGCCTATCATTGAGCAAGATGTTGAACGTGTAAATCATGATTTTACCGTAGAGCAATTGCGTGAATTAGGTCAGGATGTAGAACGTAATGTTTTAGCACGTGCAGTGAAGTGGCATCTAGAAGATCGTATTATTGTGGATGGCAATAAAACGGTAGTCTTTCAGTAGTCATCATGCAATGAGAAAAGCATGCGTTACGCATGCTTTTTTTTATTATTAAAAAAAATCATAAAATTCTCTAAATTAATTGTTGCAAATGAAAACACTTCTCATTTATCATTATGCACACTTTCATAGTATAAACCGATAAAATTGATTGTTTATTTCATTTGGTCTTTTTAGTGATAAATAGTCGTTTTTTCTAGGGTCCCTTAAGTTCATGAGTATATCTTCCACACCGATGATGCCAAATCTCTCTCCCATGAAGAAGAAAGCTGTTGCTGCGATAATCGCGGTTATTATTGGACATGCTGGTGTCATGTGGGCGATTCAACATATGAAAACCCCAGAGTTAAAACCAATAGATAAGACACCATTAAAGGTTCGGTTTGTACAAATTAAAGAACCGCCACAACCTTTACCACCACAACCTAAAGCCGAACCTAAGAAAGAGCAGCCTAAGCCGAAGGAAGTGAAAGAGGTGAAAATTGTGGAAAAACAGCTTCCACCACCACCTAAAAAGGTTGAAAAAGTTCAACAAATTAAAAAATCAGAGACAGCAAAACCTGTAGTTAAGCCGGTTGAAACACCTGTTCAAGCGACCACAATCACTACAACTGTTTCTGAAGTCAAAGTTGCGAAACCAGCTCCAGCACCTGTTGCACCACCGGTACCTCCAGCGCCAGTAGCACCTCCAGCACCGCCATCAGCAAAAACAGTTTCCATTGGTGGTGCTGGTGTACAATGGAGTCGCTCTCCAAAGCCATCGTATTCAAATCGTGATCTACAAGGTGAAACACGTATTGTGGTGATCTTGATTGAGGCAGATGAAAAGGGCGCAATCCAGAGTGCACGTGTAACACGCTCAAGTGGTCTTCCAGCTTTAGATGAAAAGATTTTACGTGCAGTACGTAATGCGAAATTCAAACCGTACAAAGAAAATGGCGTTGCTTATCCAATTAAAGCTGAACAACCATTTGAATTGACATTGAATGCTAAAGGCTAACCCACATTTAGGAGTTCGAATATGAACTTTTCAGTTTATTGGCAACATGCTGATGCAATAAGTAAGACACTGTATTTTGTATTATTGGCTATGTCTATTGCGACATGGACGATTGCCATTTTACGCTTGATGGGGACTCGCCAGCTCAAACAACATGCTTATACTCAATTGTCTAAAGCATTACAGCATTTAAAGGCAAAGCTGAAACCTTTGTCATTTGAACAACGTAAAGCGGTTGCTGAGCAGGCATTATTACGTCAAATTTCGGTAGAAAAATCTGCTGCTGAAAAAGGTGTAGCGGTATTAGGAACGATTGCATCACTTGCACCATTTGT harbors:
- the purU gene encoding formyltetrahydrofolate deformylase codes for the protein MNMTTANTARLLITCADKPGIVQAVSSFLYHQGANITALDQYATEAQGGRYFMRVEFELDNLQSRKENLIQTFSSNVAERYEMHWRLALVSDMKKVGILVSKVDHALLELLWRHARGGLPCEITKVVSNHDALRESVENFGIPFEVVPVNKENKREAYAQIDELMQGNDLLVLARYMQILDEEFVAKWEMKVINIHHSFLPAFVGANPYKQAHEKGVKLIGATAHYVTADLDQGPIIEQDVERVNHDFTVEQLRELGQDVERNVLARAVKWHLEDRIIVDGNKTVVFQ
- a CDS encoding TonB family protein; translated protein: MSISSTPMMPNLSPMKKKAVAAIIAVIIGHAGVMWAIQHMKTPELKPIDKTPLKVRFVQIKEPPQPLPPQPKAEPKKEQPKPKEVKEVKIVEKQLPPPPKKVEKVQQIKKSETAKPVVKPVETPVQATTITTTVSEVKVAKPAPAPVAPPVPPAPVAPPAPPSAKTVSIGGAGVQWSRSPKPSYSNRDLQGETRIVVILIEADEKGAIQSARVTRSSGLPALDEKILRAVRNAKFKPYKENGVAYPIKAEQPFELTLNAKG
- a CDS encoding MotA/TolQ/ExbB proton channel family protein — translated: MNFSVYWQHADAISKTLYFVLLAMSIATWTIAILRLMGTRQLKQHAYTQLSKALQHLKAKLKPLSFEQRKAVAEQALLRQISVEKSAAEKGVAVLGTIASLAPFVGLFGTVWGIFHALVAVGKSGQAGLAQVATPVGEALIMTGFGLAVAIPAVIAYNICTRYNRTLSNELQDHAHSLLIDTMLQQESATQNVAVNSTQEGFVGGQA